The Legionella lansingensis DNA window AGAATAGTGAAAAACTCATCCATGCGCCTAAAGCGGCCAAATCACGAAATGGGGGGGGTAAATACACAGGAGGGATCAAAAGATTGCGCTCCTTTAATTCACCAAGTAAAGGCAAGTCATCCAGAACCAACTTACCTGTAAACAGTAAAGGAATGGAATTAATCTTGTGTTGACTGATAGCAAAACGCATAAAGTTATAGATCAAGAGAAAGCCTTTGGCATAAGCCAAATCTTTAGTAAAAGGACCACCATCAGGAGTACTACCACGAAATACGCGAACAGCATGATTATAGCTGTCATCTTCACTCAAACCGCATTCAATAAAATAACGAAAAATATCAATAAAGTTTGCGCCTTCCCGAACTTTATCAAGCGCGATAACGCGGTTAGTAATCTTACGGACACGACCAGGATAAGAAGAGAAAGTGACTACTTCAGTAATAACAGCCAATCCTTCTTGAATCACACTGCTTGATGGTGAGCCTTTCGACAAGAAGAAACAATAAGGTTGTGTAGCACCGTTAAGTGTAGTGCCAACATGCACCCAACCTTCATGAACTTCTAGATAAGTCAAATCCCGATCACTAAACATGGCTTGCTGGCTTAGTTTAATGGTATCAGCACCAGCCGAGGCATCAGCAACCATACCATCACTTACCATAACCGTAACTTTTCCAGGATGTTGCTCGAAAAAATTGCTGAGACGTTCTTGTAATATTTCCTGAGCTTGCTTTGGGGTATAACGTTTGACATCTGCCTCTGATTGCAATTGCACATCAAGTGCGGTTAACACATCAAACAAGACTGTACCCAATTCGCTTAAACGTGGTCCCCCAGAATAAAAAGCATCATGAGGACTACCATATAATTCCATGGCTAGCTCACAGAATGTAGGTGTACCGCGAGCATCTAGCATCTGTACAGCCCTTGAATACTCTTCACACTGACGCTTAATTAAGCGTGCCACAGGCGAATATTGGCCAAGTTTATTTTGGGCATCACGCAAGATTAAGCGAAATTCTTCCTGTTTTTCTGTTGCATCAAAAGGCAGAGGCTTGCTGAGATAATAATCTTTATCTATCTTCGGTAAGATATTCCCCTTCTTGGCAAAAAATTCTTGCTTGATTGAATCATCCCACTTAATGCTATCCAAAATACGTATCGTGCGCTGTGCTTCTACCAAACGAGCAGATAATTCCTGGATGGTTGCTAACTCGTCAGATTCAGTGGCCATATGTCACCTTCTAAATTAAGTCGCCTGCTCAGTAATCGTTGGATCAGAGGGTGGTGCAATACTAACTCGCGCATTTTGATTCTGCGGAGGTAAATCATAAAAATGACTTATATTACTATCCGTCAATGGCGATGGGACTACCACAATCGGACCATTCCTACTGTTTAAATATTGTGACTCCCCATTTTTGGCATACTGTGAACACGCTGATAATAACGATACTGAAACGATTACAAAACCTATCTTTTTCACAACAATTTTTCCTCATTAAACGAGCTGCAAGTTATGTAATACTTGCTCTAATGCCGCGTGATGACCGGCAGATAAAGATGTTAAGGGTAACCGCAGTTCGTCATTGATTAATCCCATCCGGCTTAGAGCCCATTTTACAGGGATAGGATTTGATTCTACAAATAGTAATTCATGAAGCGTGGCCAATTGCTCATTTACACGTAGACAGTTTGCATGATCATTATCCAATGCAGCATCGGATAATTTTGCCATCTGACGAGGTGCGACATTGGCAGTAACTGAAATCACCCCTTTTGCTCCCGCTAGCATCCACTGAGCAGCCGTTAAATCATCACCGCTGTACACATCAAGAAGAC harbors:
- a CDS encoding flavohemoglobin expression-modulating QEGLA motif protein; the protein is MATESDELATIQELSARLVEAQRTIRILDSIKWDDSIKQEFFAKKGNILPKIDKDYYLSKPLPFDATEKQEEFRLILRDAQNKLGQYSPVARLIKRQCEEYSRAVQMLDARGTPTFCELAMELYGSPHDAFYSGGPRLSELGTVLFDVLTALDVQLQSEADVKRYTPKQAQEILQERLSNFFEQHPGKVTVMVSDGMVADASAGADTIKLSQQAMFSDRDLTYLEVHEGWVHVGTTLNGATQPYCFFLSKGSPSSSVIQEGLAVITEVVTFSSYPGRVRKITNRVIALDKVREGANFIDIFRYFIECGLSEDDSYNHAVRVFRGSTPDGGPFTKDLAYAKGFLLIYNFMRFAISQHKINSIPLLFTGKLVLDDLPLLGELKERNLLIPPVYLPPPFRDLAALGAWMSFSLFLNKFDLAEIQKNFRFLLV